From one Bordetella genomosp. 9 genomic stretch:
- a CDS encoding UxaA family hydrolase: MNATAKIWVVHRDDNVGTVVGADIPAAAPVPLAGCVQGAVEVAEPVPYGHKIALRALQAGQEVVKYGVVVGRLSEAVAAGRHVHVHNLESQRGRGDLAAAR; the protein is encoded by the coding sequence ATGAACGCCACCGCGAAAATCTGGGTCGTCCATCGCGACGACAACGTCGGCACCGTGGTGGGCGCGGATATCCCGGCGGCGGCCCCGGTTCCGCTGGCCGGCTGCGTGCAAGGCGCGGTCGAGGTCGCCGAGCCGGTCCCCTACGGCCACAAGATCGCGCTGCGGGCATTGCAGGCCGGGCAGGAGGTCGTCAAGTACGGCGTGGTCGTGGGCCGCCTGTCCGAGGCGGTCGCGGCCGGCCGCCACGTGCACGTCCACAACCTGGAATCGCAACGCGGCCGCGGCGATCTGGCGGCGGCCCGCTAG
- a CDS encoding Ldh family oxidoreductase: MAGNTLYAAARLHGFCAAALQALHVPAPDAALVADCLVAANLHGVDTHGMARLPTYLRRLAQGAINARAQPRVAREFAATAVVDGDNALGPVASHMAMREAIERARRYGIGYVAVRASNHFSYAAWYCEQAAAQGMMGLCSSGGEPTVAPWGGKRAFFTNSPLAFAAPTSGEPVVVDLATSVSSRGNILLAELLGQPIPADWALDAEGRPTTEAAAALKGSVLPMGGAKGYALIVALEVLNSVLAGGAMAPEVGSQAAQDGRPAGVTHCFMAIHPDALMDRDEYTARIDTLCARTLAAPAADAAHPIRLPGDRRRQIAAERAATGIPLPAKLVDELRGAAERHAPAAAGLL; encoded by the coding sequence ATGGCAGGCAACACGCTCTATGCCGCGGCGCGCCTGCACGGCTTCTGCGCGGCCGCGCTGCAAGCCCTGCACGTCCCGGCGCCGGATGCGGCGCTGGTCGCCGACTGCCTGGTGGCGGCCAATCTGCATGGCGTCGACACGCATGGCATGGCGCGCCTGCCCACCTATCTGCGCCGCCTGGCGCAAGGGGCCATCAACGCACGGGCCCAGCCGCGCGTGGCGCGCGAGTTCGCCGCCACGGCGGTGGTCGACGGCGACAACGCCCTGGGTCCGGTGGCCAGCCATATGGCCATGCGCGAAGCGATCGAGCGCGCGCGCCGCTACGGCATCGGCTACGTCGCGGTGCGCGCCAGCAATCATTTTTCCTACGCCGCGTGGTATTGCGAACAGGCCGCGGCCCAGGGAATGATGGGCTTGTGTTCGTCCGGCGGCGAGCCCACGGTGGCGCCCTGGGGCGGCAAGCGCGCCTTCTTCACCAATAGTCCCCTGGCGTTCGCGGCGCCGACCAGCGGCGAACCCGTGGTGGTGGACCTGGCCACCAGCGTCAGTTCGCGCGGCAACATCCTGCTGGCCGAGCTGCTGGGACAGCCCATTCCCGCCGACTGGGCGCTGGACGCCGAAGGCCGGCCCACCACCGAGGCCGCCGCTGCGCTGAAAGGCTCGGTGCTGCCCATGGGAGGCGCCAAGGGCTATGCCCTGATCGTCGCGCTGGAGGTGCTGAACAGCGTGCTGGCCGGCGGCGCCATGGCGCCCGAGGTGGGATCGCAGGCGGCGCAGGACGGCCGGCCGGCGGGCGTGACGCATTGCTTCATGGCCATCCATCCGGACGCGCTCATGGATCGCGACGAATACACCGCGCGCATCGACACGCTGTGCGCGCGCACGCTCGCCGCGCCGGCGGCCGACGCCGCCCATCCCATCCGCCTGCCCGGCGACCGCCGCCGCCAGATCGCCGCCGAACGCGCGGCCACGGGCATCCCCCTGCCGGCCAAGCTGGTCGACGAACTGCGCGGGGCGGCCGAACGCCATGCCCCGGCGGCCGCGGGGCTGCTGTGA
- a CDS encoding succinylglutamate desuccinylase/aspartoacylase family protein — MSDTNVLRIAGLEVAPGQRASTMLHVTRTLRGDLAVPVHVINGARPGKVFAVLCNVHGDEAMPLLSALQLWRETDPAAMRGALVILPVCNPLAFSDFRRESAEQRENTDLHRCFPGNARGSVTEMIARVLTDQVLDHVDALCDMHSGGQGGRIHQRSDLNEDATGEVREASLQLCRVFGTGVVHVNFLPPSTAVGYLNSTGRPAAGVEIGGTYMSGPMTEEFQARVVRGLRNQMKALGILEGEPELQGKQHLFTRRERKEANPTRGGYVISLANRVEDLGRRVKKGEKLGVVVDPYTLEESETLSAPCDGILFFSRMSGPAEAGAKGYAIADSAGVQEL, encoded by the coding sequence ATGTCCGACACCAACGTCCTACGCATTGCCGGCCTGGAAGTCGCGCCCGGCCAGCGCGCATCCACCATGCTGCACGTCACCCGTACCCTGCGCGGCGATCTTGCCGTCCCGGTCCACGTGATCAATGGCGCCCGGCCCGGCAAGGTCTTCGCCGTGCTGTGCAACGTGCACGGCGACGAGGCGATGCCCCTGCTGTCGGCGCTGCAGCTCTGGCGCGAGACGGATCCCGCCGCGATGCGCGGCGCGCTGGTCATCCTGCCCGTCTGCAATCCGCTGGCGTTCTCCGATTTCCGCCGCGAAAGCGCCGAACAGCGCGAGAACACCGATCTGCACCGCTGCTTCCCGGGCAATGCGCGCGGCTCGGTCACGGAGATGATCGCCCGCGTCCTGACGGACCAGGTGCTGGACCACGTCGACGCCTTGTGCGACATGCACTCCGGCGGCCAGGGCGGCCGCATCCATCAACGTTCCGACTTGAACGAGGATGCCACCGGCGAGGTGCGCGAAGCCAGCCTGCAGCTGTGCCGCGTCTTCGGCACCGGCGTCGTGCACGTCAACTTCCTGCCGCCGTCCACCGCGGTCGGCTACCTGAACAGCACGGGCCGCCCCGCCGCCGGCGTGGAAATCGGCGGCACCTACATGAGCGGTCCCATGACCGAGGAATTCCAGGCGCGCGTGGTGCGCGGGCTGCGCAACCAGATGAAGGCGCTGGGCATCCTCGAAGGCGAACCCGAACTGCAGGGCAAGCAGCACCTGTTCACGCGCCGCGAACGCAAGGAAGCCAATCCGACGCGCGGCGGCTACGTCATTTCTCTGGCCAACCGGGTCGAGGACCTGGGCCGCCGGGTCAAGAAAGGCGAAAAGCTGGGCGTGGTGGTGGACCCCTACACCCTGGAGGAATCCGAGACCCTGAGCGCGCCCTGCGACGGCATCCTGTTCTTCAGCCGCATGTCCGGTCCCGCCGAAGCCGGCGCGAAAGGCTATGCGATCGCCGACAGCGCCGGCGTGCAGGAGCTCTGA
- a CDS encoding TauD/TfdA family dioxygenase has protein sequence MEMQVERTRDLAEGEEVTILDTSAPGRPLVRDTPLGGPIVWDRDTLAADDGIIHIDDEGLAEIDAFVESLRRNPLPTLLLTPSDFAMPRCVAMMRRARDILQNGVGFVILDKVPVQRYSLEENRAIYWMLGQMVARPVAQSFDGKMIYDVKDQGRAYSTSVRGDTTSKDQNFHTDNNYNLCPPHYVALFCLHPAMAGGINSIVSFYSVYNEMLKRHPIELVERLYQPFLANRQREHYPGDPMVLSRPLFTYDGDWLNCKLSRHQTLSGYHLAGQELDPLGLQALDALESIMREERWNREFFFERGQIQIVDNRRCGHRRTGFVDYPEPERKRHLLRLWLRDEGRRSYHG, from the coding sequence ATGGAAATGCAAGTTGAACGCACTCGGGATCTTGCCGAAGGCGAGGAAGTCACCATACTCGACACATCGGCGCCAGGCCGTCCATTGGTACGCGATACGCCGCTGGGCGGGCCCATCGTCTGGGATCGCGACACGCTGGCGGCGGACGACGGCATCATCCATATCGACGACGAAGGCCTTGCCGAGATCGATGCCTTCGTCGAGTCGCTGCGCCGCAATCCGCTACCCACCTTGCTGCTGACGCCTTCGGATTTCGCCATGCCACGCTGCGTGGCCATGATGCGGCGCGCTCGCGATATCCTGCAGAACGGCGTGGGTTTCGTCATCCTGGACAAGGTGCCGGTACAACGGTATTCGCTGGAAGAAAACCGCGCGATCTACTGGATGCTGGGCCAGATGGTGGCACGGCCGGTGGCGCAGAGTTTCGACGGCAAGATGATCTACGACGTCAAGGACCAGGGCCGGGCCTACAGCACGTCGGTGCGTGGCGACACGACCAGCAAGGACCAGAACTTCCACACGGACAATAACTACAACCTGTGCCCGCCGCATTATGTGGCCCTGTTCTGCCTGCATCCGGCGATGGCGGGCGGCATCAACAGCATCGTCAGCTTCTATTCGGTCTATAACGAGATGCTGAAACGGCATCCCATCGAACTGGTCGAGCGCCTGTACCAGCCTTTCCTGGCGAACCGGCAGCGCGAGCATTATCCCGGCGATCCCATGGTGCTCAGCCGTCCGCTGTTCACCTACGACGGCGACTGGCTGAACTGCAAACTGTCGCGCCATCAGACGCTCAGCGGCTATCACCTGGCGGGGCAGGAGCTGGATCCGCTGGGATTGCAGGCGCTGGACGCGCTGGAATCCATCATGCGCGAGGAACGCTGGAACCGCGAGTTCTTCTTCGAGCGTGGCCAGATCCAGATCGTGGACAATCGCCGTTGCGGCCATCGGCGCACGGGCTTCGTCGATTATCCGGAGCCCGAGCGCAAGCGGCATCTGCTGCGCCTGTGGCTGCGCGACGAAGGACGGCGCTCGTATCACGGGTGA
- a CDS encoding Bug family tripartite tricarboxylate transporter substrate binding protein encodes MKISCAMRGAGARLLAAFSLILPLGWAGLAHAGAYPERPIKIIVPFTPGGTSDVLARTLAEQMTLDLGQPVVVENRPGAGSALGTGVAARSAPDGYTLLMGSSSALAVNPALQDDLPYDATRSFMPISLVAGIQNILLVNPSLPVKNVQELIAYGKTRKLFYGSAGTGSSPHMSAELFESMAGIEMTHVPFKGGPQAVSEVVAGRVDLIFDNMPTAAAMVKSGQLRGLAVTGAHGSPMVPEIPTVASQGLPGYDVTVWYGLVAPAGTPPAIVDMLSKETAKILAREDVRQKLVAIGTEPQSMTPAAFGEFMSGERTKWAQVIQKAGIRTAAR; translated from the coding sequence ATGAAAATTTCCTGCGCGATGCGCGGCGCCGGCGCGCGCCTGCTTGCGGCGTTCTCATTGATCCTTCCCTTGGGATGGGCGGGACTGGCGCATGCCGGCGCCTATCCCGAGCGGCCCATCAAGATCATCGTCCCCTTCACGCCAGGCGGTACGTCCGACGTGCTCGCGCGCACGCTGGCGGAACAGATGACGCTGGACCTGGGCCAGCCGGTCGTCGTGGAGAATCGTCCCGGCGCCGGCAGCGCGCTGGGCACCGGCGTGGCCGCGCGCAGCGCGCCGGACGGCTATACGCTGCTGATGGGATCGAGCTCGGCGCTGGCCGTCAATCCCGCCTTGCAGGATGACCTGCCCTACGACGCCACGCGCAGCTTCATGCCGATATCGCTGGTGGCCGGCATCCAGAACATCCTGCTGGTCAACCCGTCCCTGCCGGTCAAGAACGTGCAGGAGCTGATCGCCTACGGCAAGACGCGCAAGCTCTTCTACGGCAGCGCGGGTACGGGATCGTCGCCGCATATGTCGGCCGAGCTGTTCGAGTCCATGGCCGGCATCGAGATGACGCACGTGCCATTCAAGGGCGGCCCGCAGGCCGTCAGCGAGGTCGTGGCGGGGCGGGTCGACCTGATCTTCGACAACATGCCCACGGCGGCAGCCATGGTGAAGTCCGGCCAGTTGCGCGGGCTGGCCGTGACGGGCGCGCATGGATCGCCCATGGTCCCGGAAATTCCCACCGTCGCCTCGCAGGGCCTGCCCGGTTACGACGTGACGGTCTGGTACGGACTGGTCGCGCCGGCGGGTACGCCGCCGGCCATCGTGGATATGCTCAGCAAGGAGACCGCGAAGATCCTCGCGCGCGAGGATGTGCGCCAGAAGCTGGTCGCCATCGGCACCGAGCCGCAAAGCATGACGCCGGCGGCGTTCGGCGAATTCATGTCGGGCGAGCGTACCAAGTGGGCGCAGGTGATCCAGAAGGCGGGCATCCGCACCGCCGCCCGCTGA
- a CDS encoding LysR family transcriptional regulator has protein sequence MNIRQLVSFARVAQLGSFAAAAKALHATQSTISTRIRELETTWGVELFDRSPHGLQLTAKGEEILPWARQIIALSERISFHLGEPEAITGLLRMGVAGRIAHTWLPRLIAAIRARYPRVRFEIRLGLTAPLLQMVRSGELDIAFAGAPITDPTLEAVSLGHDEFVWMASPGLEIPEERTLTPADLAHYPIVGLSQASPHHPAIAQWFGAAGVEYSPLISCSDMGVAAKLIAAGLGVGLLHRASHRNEVLAGLLTVLDTAPAFPRLEFVAVHQRGNTSPLVTAVALLAAELSDFPRETMPLT, from the coding sequence ATGAACATCCGGCAGCTCGTCTCATTCGCGCGCGTGGCGCAGCTCGGCAGCTTCGCGGCCGCGGCCAAGGCCCTGCACGCGACGCAGTCCACGATTTCGACGCGCATACGCGAACTGGAGACCACCTGGGGCGTCGAACTGTTCGACCGCTCCCCTCACGGCCTGCAGCTCACCGCCAAGGGCGAGGAAATCCTGCCCTGGGCCAGGCAGATCATCGCGCTGTCCGAACGCATCAGCTTTCACCTGGGCGAGCCGGAAGCCATCACCGGCCTGCTGCGCATGGGTGTGGCCGGCCGCATCGCCCATACCTGGCTACCGCGGCTGATCGCGGCGATCCGCGCGCGCTATCCGCGCGTCCGCTTCGAAATCCGCCTGGGGCTGACCGCGCCCTTGCTGCAGATGGTGCGCTCGGGCGAGCTGGATATCGCGTTCGCCGGCGCGCCCATCACCGACCCCACGCTGGAAGCCGTGTCGCTGGGGCATGACGAATTCGTCTGGATGGCGTCGCCGGGGCTGGAGATTCCCGAGGAACGGACGCTGACGCCGGCGGATCTGGCGCACTATCCCATCGTCGGGCTGTCGCAGGCCTCGCCTCACCACCCGGCGATCGCGCAATGGTTCGGCGCGGCGGGCGTGGAATACAGTCCCTTGATTTCCTGCAGCGACATGGGGGTGGCCGCGAAGCTCATCGCGGCCGGGCTGGGGGTGGGTTTGCTGCATCGTGCCTCGCACCGCAACGAGGTGCTGGCCGGCTTGTTGACGGTACTGGATACCGCGCCGGCCTTTCCACGCCTTGAATTCGTGGCCGTGCACCAGCGCGGCAATACCAGCCCGCTGGTAACGGCGGTCGCGCTGCTCGCCGCGGAACTGAGCGACTTTCCGCGCGAAACGATGCCGCTGACGTGA
- a CDS encoding Bug family tripartite tricarboxylate transporter substrate binding protein → MVLLSAARLGSRGRAFVRTVSPFICRSARLGLFIRPSARLGDLVKRLLPAIAIAAALGAAPVAAQDWPSRPIRMLIPFPPGGVSDVMGRFWAQKLTDALKTPVVVENRPGAGTTIAASIVAKAQPDGYTLYFADVTTHAINATLYQNLPFKSDKDFTDISLLAAAPLAFVVRPDIPAKTLAEFIALAKAKPGYLNYASSGNGTILHLAGETLKRMAGIDMVHVPYKGSSDAVMATLGGQAAATFSALPPALPQIQSGKLRPLGVTSTAPNSTLPDVPPIAKTLPGFDMVLYSGILGPAGMPPDVVKRINAAVSGILKEPETRRFYESVGADPVDMSSAAFTTRMTSLIQEMGVAVRESGAVVN, encoded by the coding sequence ATGGTTCTGCTATCCGCGGCCCGCCTGGGCTCGCGCGGGCGGGCGTTCGTCCGCACCGTGTCTCCGTTCATCTGCCGGTCGGCCCGGCTCGGCTTGTTCATTCGCCCGTCCGCCCGCCTGGGCGACCTCGTCAAGCGCCTGCTGCCGGCCATCGCCATCGCCGCCGCGCTGGGCGCGGCGCCCGTGGCGGCCCAGGATTGGCCCAGCCGGCCCATCCGCATGCTGATCCCCTTCCCGCCGGGCGGCGTGTCCGACGTCATGGGCCGCTTCTGGGCGCAAAAGCTGACCGATGCCCTGAAAACCCCGGTCGTCGTCGAGAACCGCCCCGGGGCCGGCACCACCATCGCGGCCAGCATCGTCGCCAAGGCGCAGCCCGACGGCTACACGCTGTACTTCGCCGACGTGACCACGCACGCCATCAATGCCACGCTCTACCAGAACCTGCCGTTCAAGAGCGACAAGGACTTCACGGATATCTCCCTGCTGGCGGCGGCGCCGCTGGCCTTCGTCGTGCGGCCGGACATCCCGGCCAAGACGCTGGCCGAGTTCATCGCCCTGGCCAAGGCCAAGCCCGGCTACCTGAACTATGCGTCTTCCGGCAACGGCACCATCCTGCACCTGGCCGGCGAGACGCTGAAGCGCATGGCGGGCATCGATATGGTCCACGTGCCCTACAAGGGCAGCTCCGACGCGGTGATGGCGACGCTGGGCGGCCAGGCCGCCGCGACGTTCTCGGCCTTGCCGCCCGCCCTGCCGCAGATCCAGTCCGGCAAGCTGCGCCCGCTGGGCGTGACGTCGACCGCGCCCAACAGCACGCTGCCCGACGTGCCCCCCATCGCCAAGACCCTGCCCGGCTTCGACATGGTGCTGTACTCGGGCATCCTGGGGCCGGCCGGCATGCCGCCGGACGTCGTCAAGCGCATCAACGCCGCGGTCAGCGGCATCTTGAAGGAACCGGAAACGCGCCGCTTCTACGAGAGCGTCGGCGCCGATCCGGTCGACATGAGTTCCGCGGCATTCACCACGCGCATGACGTCACTGATCCAGGAAATGGGCGTGGCGGTGCGCGAGTCCGGCGCCGTGGTCAATTGA
- a CDS encoding UxaA family hydrolase, with translation MTELTAYTRPDGRRGIRNLLAVVAATDAANPVARRLAAALPDCVAITPLYGRGQLGEDLALSIRTMVGLGSHPNVYATLVVSLERVAGTRVYEGIRAAGTPCEVMGIQEEGGTPALFRRGLDLLEQWRAQAQAQPREPARISDFVIGLECGGSDTTSGLVANPAIGLVTDRLVDAGATAIFSEPVECLGGEAALGARAADAGVRERIDVTIRKYEDIARRAGVDLNKTNPAPDNIRGGLTTIEEKSLGSICKTGSRTIAGVLGYGEAASAPGLYLMDAPAPATENITALAAGGCHLILFATGVGNSIGNPVSPTVKICGNDRTCRTFADHIDVDLSAVLLHGRSLEEAGTQVWDAMAAIINGQPTCCEVLGETETAISRIGESV, from the coding sequence ATGACTGAATTGACCGCCTACACGCGCCCCGACGGGCGCCGCGGCATACGCAACCTGCTGGCCGTGGTCGCCGCCACCGACGCCGCCAACCCTGTCGCGCGCCGGCTGGCCGCGGCCCTGCCCGATTGCGTGGCCATCACGCCGCTCTACGGCCGCGGGCAACTGGGCGAGGATCTCGCCCTGTCCATACGCACCATGGTCGGATTGGGCAGCCACCCCAACGTGTACGCGACCCTGGTGGTCAGCCTGGAACGCGTGGCCGGCACCCGCGTCTACGAAGGTATCCGTGCCGCCGGCACGCCTTGCGAGGTCATGGGCATCCAGGAAGAAGGCGGCACGCCCGCCCTGTTCCGGCGCGGCCTGGACTTGCTGGAGCAATGGCGCGCGCAGGCACAGGCCCAGCCCCGCGAGCCGGCGCGCATCTCCGACTTCGTGATCGGACTGGAATGCGGCGGCTCGGACACCACCTCCGGGCTGGTCGCCAATCCGGCCATCGGCCTGGTCACGGATCGGCTGGTCGACGCCGGCGCGACGGCGATTTTCTCGGAGCCGGTCGAATGCCTGGGCGGCGAAGCGGCGCTGGGCGCGCGCGCCGCCGATGCCGGCGTGCGCGAACGCATCGACGTCACCATCCGCAAGTACGAGGACATCGCCCGACGCGCCGGCGTGGACCTGAACAAGACGAACCCGGCGCCGGACAACATCCGCGGGGGCCTGACCACCATCGAGGAAAAATCGCTGGGCTCGATCTGCAAGACCGGCAGCCGCACCATCGCCGGCGTGCTCGGCTATGGCGAAGCCGCGTCCGCCCCCGGCCTGTACCTGATGGACGCGCCGGCGCCCGCGACCGAGAACATCACCGCCCTGGCTGCGGGCGGCTGCCACCTGATCCTGTTCGCCACCGGCGTGGGCAATTCCATCGGCAACCCGGTGTCCCCCACGGTCAAGATCTGCGGCAACGACCGCACCTGCCGGACCTTCGCCGACCACATCGACGTGGACCTCAGCGCCGTGCTGCTGCACGGGCGTTCGCTGGAAGAAGCGGGAACGCAGGTCTGGGACGCGATGGCCGCCATCATCAATGGCCAGCCGACCTGCTGCGAAGTCCTCGGCGAAACGGAAACCGCCATCAGCCGCATAGGAGAATCCGTATGA